Proteins co-encoded in one Hymenobacter swuensis DY53 genomic window:
- a CDS encoding amidohydrolase family protein, with protein MLTIDIHTHILPERWPDLRERYGYGGFIRLEHHRPCCARMMQDDKFFREVQDNCWDPAVRMREYDQFGAQVQVLSTVPVMFSYWAKPLDTLDLSQLLNDHIAGVVQRYPGRFVGLGTLPLQAPDLAIRELERCMKIGLAGIQIGSHVNDWNLDAPELFPVFQAAEELGACIFVHPWDMMGQQQMPKYWLPWLVGMPAESSRALCSLIFGGVLERLPRLRVAIAHGGGSFASTIGRIEHGWQVRPDLCAVDNPVNPREYLGRFWVDSLVHDPLMLDFLVKTLGADKITLGTDYPFPLGELEPGQLIRSMAYPDEVKARMLGQNALDWLGVRPEHLAKIMTNRE; from the coding sequence GTGCTTACCATCGACATCCACACGCACATTCTGCCCGAGCGGTGGCCCGACCTGCGGGAACGGTACGGCTACGGCGGCTTCATCCGGCTGGAGCATCACCGGCCCTGCTGTGCCCGCATGATGCAGGACGACAAATTCTTCCGGGAAGTGCAGGATAACTGCTGGGACCCGGCCGTGCGCATGCGCGAGTACGACCAGTTTGGGGCGCAGGTACAGGTGCTCAGCACCGTGCCCGTGATGTTCAGTTACTGGGCCAAGCCGCTGGATACGCTGGACCTGAGCCAGTTACTTAACGACCACATTGCCGGCGTGGTGCAGCGGTATCCCGGCCGCTTTGTGGGGCTGGGCACGCTGCCCCTGCAGGCCCCTGATCTGGCCATCCGGGAGCTGGAGCGGTGCATGAAAATCGGCCTGGCCGGTATTCAGATTGGCTCCCACGTCAACGACTGGAACCTAGATGCCCCGGAGCTTTTTCCGGTTTTTCAGGCCGCTGAAGAGTTGGGTGCCTGCATATTTGTGCACCCGTGGGACATGATGGGCCAGCAGCAAATGCCCAAATACTGGCTGCCCTGGCTGGTAGGGATGCCCGCCGAAAGCAGCCGGGCCTTGTGCAGCCTTATTTTTGGTGGCGTGCTGGAACGGTTGCCCCGGCTGCGGGTGGCCATAGCCCACGGCGGCGGCTCTTTCGCCAGTACCATTGGCCGCATCGAGCACGGCTGGCAGGTGCGCCCCGACCTGTGCGCCGTGGATAACCCCGTGAATCCGCGCGAATACCTGGGCCGCTTCTGGGTTGACTCGCTGGTGCACGACCCGCTAATGCTCGACTTCTTGGTAAAAACCCTGGGAGCTGATAAAATCACGCTGGGTACTGATTACCCCTTCCCGTTGGGTGAGCTGGAGCCCGGCCAGCTTATCCGCTCCATGGCGTACCCCGATGAGGTGAAAGCCCGCATGCTGGGCCAGAACGCGCTGGACTGGCTGGGCGTGAGGCCGGAACATCTGGCCAAAATCATGACGAACCGGGAATAG
- a CDS encoding glycosyltransferase family 2 protein — protein MDLSVIIPIYNEEENIPALYERLRGVLDPMQLPGGYEFIFINDGSRDQSLALIQTLATRDERVRYINFSRNFGHQIAVTAGLDCTRGEAVAIIDADLQDPPELIPQLYATLREGYEVVYAKRRSRQGESAAKKLTAKLFYRLLANITHISIPVDTGDFRVISRKVVEALRRMPEQSKFIRGQISWIGYRQTYLEYDRAERAGGETGYTYRKMMKLALDGITAFSDFPLKVATISGFLVSGVAFTVMLYTLYSRFVTRDYEPGWASLMISILFLGGVQLIAVGIIGEYIARLNANVRQRPLYIVSDTNLPPAASAPGAGAGAGWSTPMAS, from the coding sequence GTGGATCTTTCCGTCATCATTCCTATTTATAACGAAGAGGAGAACATTCCGGCGCTGTACGAGCGGCTGCGCGGTGTACTCGACCCGATGCAGTTGCCGGGCGGCTACGAGTTCATCTTCATCAATGATGGCTCCCGCGACCAGTCTCTGGCCCTGATTCAGACTCTGGCCACCCGCGACGAACGGGTGCGGTACATTAATTTCAGCCGCAATTTTGGCCACCAGATTGCTGTGACGGCCGGGCTCGACTGTACTCGGGGCGAGGCCGTAGCTATTATCGATGCCGATTTGCAGGACCCGCCCGAGCTGATTCCGCAGCTGTACGCCACGCTCCGGGAAGGCTACGAGGTGGTGTATGCCAAACGCCGCTCCCGCCAAGGCGAAAGCGCCGCCAAAAAGCTCACGGCCAAACTGTTCTACCGCCTGCTGGCCAACATCACCCACATTTCCATCCCCGTGGACACCGGCGACTTCCGGGTGATTTCGCGCAAGGTAGTGGAGGCGTTGCGGCGCATGCCGGAGCAGAGCAAGTTCATCCGGGGCCAGATTTCCTGGATCGGCTACCGCCAGACCTACCTGGAATATGACCGCGCCGAGCGGGCCGGCGGGGAAACGGGCTACACCTATCGGAAGATGATGAAGCTGGCCCTCGACGGTATCACGGCTTTCTCCGATTTTCCGCTGAAAGTAGCCACTATCAGCGGGTTTTTGGTGTCGGGGGTTGCTTTCACCGTGATGCTCTACACGCTGTACTCCCGCTTCGTAACGCGCGACTATGAGCCGGGCTGGGCTTCGCTCATGATCAGCATTCTGTTTTTGGGCGGCGTCCAGTTGATTGCCGTGGGTATCATTGGGGAATATATTGCCCGCCTGAACGCCAACGTGCGCCAGCGCCCCCTCTACATCGTATCCGATACCAACCTGCCACCGGCCGCCTCCGCACCCGGAGCCGGAGCCGGAGCCGGGTGGTCTACTCCTATGGCTTCATGA
- a CDS encoding SDR family oxidoreductase, with product MDFVSQRALVGGSTQGIGRAVAEELARRGATVTLLARNEARLHEAVAALPTPAGQQHDFIVADFSYPDQLQQQVQMYLAAHPAGFDILVNNTGGPAGGPILDAPIEAFRAAFEQHLVCNHLLAQALVPGMRQRQYGRIINIISTSVKQPLPGLGVSNTIRAAVGNWAKTLATELAADGITVNNVLPGATVTQRHTSLIEKKTEQTGQTTEQVEAAMLKGIPAGRFGQAPEVAAAVVFLASEAAGYITGINVPVDGGRTGNL from the coding sequence ATGGATTTTGTTTCTCAACGCGCCCTGGTAGGAGGCAGCACGCAGGGTATTGGCCGAGCCGTGGCCGAAGAACTGGCCCGGCGCGGCGCTACCGTCACGCTACTCGCCCGCAACGAAGCCCGCCTGCATGAAGCCGTGGCGGCCCTGCCCACCCCGGCCGGCCAGCAGCACGACTTTATCGTGGCCGATTTCAGCTACCCGGACCAGTTGCAGCAGCAGGTACAGATGTATCTGGCGGCGCACCCGGCCGGCTTCGATATTCTGGTGAACAACACGGGCGGCCCCGCCGGCGGGCCTATTCTGGATGCTCCCATTGAGGCGTTTCGGGCAGCGTTTGAGCAGCACTTGGTGTGTAACCATTTGCTGGCCCAGGCCTTGGTGCCGGGCATGCGGCAGCGCCAGTACGGCCGCATCATCAACATCATCAGCACTTCCGTGAAGCAGCCGTTGCCGGGACTGGGCGTGAGCAATACTATTCGGGCGGCCGTGGGCAACTGGGCTAAAACGCTGGCTACTGAGCTGGCCGCCGACGGCATTACCGTAAATAACGTGCTGCCCGGGGCCACCGTCACGCAGCGGCACACCTCCCTTATTGAGAAGAAAACCGAGCAGACCGGCCAGACTACCGAACAGGTGGAGGCGGCTATGCTCAAGGGAATTCCAGCGGGCCGCTTCGGGCAGGCCCCGGAAGTAGCGGCAGCCGTGGTATTCCTGGCCTCGGAGGCGGCCGGCTACATCACGGGTATCAACGTGCCGGTTGACGGCGGCCGAACGGGAAATCTGTAA
- a CDS encoding class I SAM-dependent methyltransferase, with the protein MNIEYELKYHQIEENYWWFQARRDMVFQLVQDLRLPVTAPILEIGCSGGPLLQRLSAQGYRHLTGIDVSEAGIAVAQARGIPNVSCMDGAHLDFPDASFDLVIASDVLEHIQDEAQALREWTRVLRPGGQLVVFVPAFQFLWGKHDEVNQHFRRYTAAHLAQRLHQAGLQVRRKSYWNVGLFFPTAAVRLLKRLLPAEDQPLKDDFFATPPLLNTVLRGIITAENRLLRALNAPVGVSVFALARKAA; encoded by the coding sequence ATGAATATTGAATACGAACTGAAGTACCACCAGATTGAGGAAAACTACTGGTGGTTTCAGGCCCGGCGCGACATGGTGTTTCAGCTGGTGCAGGACCTGCGCCTGCCCGTTACGGCCCCCATTCTGGAAATTGGCTGCTCCGGCGGGCCGCTGCTGCAACGTCTCTCCGCCCAAGGCTACCGCCACCTCACGGGCATTGATGTAAGTGAGGCCGGCATTGCCGTGGCCCAGGCCCGGGGCATTCCCAACGTGTCGTGCATGGATGGAGCCCACCTCGATTTTCCGGATGCGTCCTTCGATCTGGTTATTGCCTCCGACGTGCTGGAGCATATTCAGGACGAGGCCCAGGCCCTGCGCGAATGGACACGGGTGCTGCGGCCGGGCGGGCAGCTGGTGGTGTTTGTGCCGGCCTTTCAGTTTTTGTGGGGCAAGCACGATGAGGTAAATCAGCACTTCCGGCGCTACACGGCGGCCCACCTGGCCCAGCGCCTGCACCAGGCCGGTTTACAGGTGCGCCGCAAGTCGTACTGGAATGTGGGCCTGTTTTTCCCGACGGCGGCCGTGCGCCTGCTCAAGCGGCTGCTGCCCGCCGAAGACCAACCTTTGAAAGACGACTTCTTTGCCACGCCGCCGCTGCTCAACACGGTACTGCGCGGCATTATCACCGCCGAAAACCGCCTGCTCCGGGCCCTCAATGCCCCGGTAGGCGTCAGTGTATTTGCCCTGGCCCGCAAAGCGGCTTAA
- the kynU gene encoding kynureninase: MTFEPTLDFARQLDAQDPLRDFRQHFLIPPAPDGQECLYFCGNSLGLQPRTARAAAERQFENWQNLAVEGHFKGETPWMYFHQRLQDATARIVGAKPVEVVVMNNLTTNLHLLLVSFYQPTATRYKVLMEAGAFPSDQYALETQVRMRGLNPDDAIVELTPRPGEYTLRTEDIMARIEELGDSLCTVIMGGINYYTGQVYDMAAITRAGHAVGATVGFDLAHAAGNIPLHLHDWDVDFACWCSYKYLNSGPGGVSGVFVHERFADQPELLRLAGWWGYDDKERFKMKKGFRPMRGAAGWQLSNGAVLTMAVHEAALAEHEAAGGMPALRQKSELLTGYLEFLINRLGLTKQQLEIITPADPAQRGCQLSLLIHHNGRDLFEHLMAVGVIGDWREPNVIRLAPVPLYNTFEDVYRVGEVLAEWAARQ; this comes from the coding sequence ATGACCTTCGAACCTACCCTCGACTTTGCCCGCCAGCTTGATGCGCAGGACCCGCTGCGCGACTTCCGTCAGCACTTCCTCATTCCGCCCGCGCCCGACGGGCAGGAGTGTCTGTACTTCTGCGGCAACTCCCTGGGGCTGCAGCCGCGCACGGCCCGCGCCGCCGCCGAGCGGCAGTTTGAGAACTGGCAGAATCTGGCCGTGGAAGGCCATTTCAAGGGCGAAACTCCCTGGATGTACTTCCACCAGCGCCTGCAGGATGCCACGGCGCGCATTGTAGGCGCTAAGCCCGTGGAAGTAGTGGTGATGAACAACCTCACCACCAACCTGCACCTGCTGCTGGTGTCCTTCTATCAGCCCACCGCCACGCGCTATAAGGTGCTCATGGAAGCCGGCGCGTTTCCCTCCGACCAGTATGCCCTGGAAACGCAGGTACGCATGCGCGGCCTGAACCCCGATGACGCCATTGTGGAGCTGACTCCCCGTCCCGGTGAGTACACGCTGCGCACCGAGGATATCATGGCCAGAATTGAGGAGCTGGGGGATTCGCTGTGTACCGTCATCATGGGCGGTATCAATTACTACACCGGCCAGGTATATGATATGGCCGCCATTACGCGCGCTGGTCACGCGGTAGGGGCTACGGTGGGCTTTGATCTGGCCCATGCGGCCGGCAATATCCCGCTGCACCTGCACGACTGGGACGTGGATTTTGCCTGCTGGTGCTCCTACAAATACTTGAACTCCGGACCCGGGGGCGTATCGGGCGTGTTTGTGCACGAGCGGTTTGCCGACCAGCCCGAGCTGCTGCGCCTGGCTGGTTGGTGGGGCTATGACGATAAGGAGCGGTTCAAGATGAAGAAAGGCTTCCGGCCCATGCGCGGGGCCGCCGGCTGGCAGCTCTCCAATGGCGCCGTCCTTACCATGGCTGTGCACGAAGCCGCCCTGGCCGAGCACGAGGCCGCTGGCGGAATGCCCGCCCTGCGCCAGAAAAGCGAGCTGCTCACGGGCTATCTGGAGTTTCTCATCAACCGACTGGGCCTTACCAAGCAGCAACTGGAAATCATTACGCCGGCTGATCCGGCCCAGCGTGGCTGCCAACTTTCTCTCTTAATACATCATAATGGCCGCGACCTGTTTGAGCACCTGATGGCCGTGGGCGTAATTGGCGACTGGCGTGAGCCCAATGTGATTCGGCTGGCCCCGGTGCCCCTCTACAATACGTTTGAGGATGTGTACCGGGTAGGCGAAGTGCTGGCTGAGTGGGCGGCCCGCCAATAA
- a CDS encoding 3-hydroxyanthranilate 3,4-dioxygenase yields MLVARPFNFQQWIDDHRHLLKPPVGNQQVFKDNKDFIVMVVGGPNARKDYHVDEGEELFLQLEGDMVVKIIEDGKPVDIEIKAGSMFLLPGGVPHSPRRPAGTVGLVLERYRTPGELDGFQWYCENCGHKLHEEFAEITDIVAQLPPIMDRFWASDALRTCKVCGTYMAAPAPVVPVS; encoded by the coding sequence ATGCTCGTCGCTCGTCCGTTCAACTTCCAGCAGTGGATTGATGACCACCGTCATCTGCTTAAACCGCCGGTAGGTAACCAGCAGGTTTTCAAAGATAACAAAGACTTCATCGTGATGGTGGTAGGTGGCCCCAACGCCCGCAAAGACTACCATGTGGATGAAGGGGAGGAGCTGTTCCTGCAGCTGGAAGGCGATATGGTGGTGAAGATCATCGAAGACGGCAAACCGGTGGATATTGAAATAAAGGCAGGAAGCATGTTTCTGCTGCCGGGCGGGGTGCCTCACTCGCCGCGCCGGCCGGCCGGCACCGTGGGCCTGGTGCTGGAGCGCTACCGCACGCCCGGCGAGCTGGATGGCTTTCAATGGTACTGCGAAAACTGCGGCCACAAGCTGCACGAGGAATTCGCCGAAATAACCGACATCGTGGCCCAGCTGCCGCCGATTATGGACCGTTTCTGGGCTTCCGATGCCCTGCGGACCTGCAAGGTGTGTGGCACCTACATGGCGGCGCCAGCGCCGGTTGTTCCTGTTTCTTGA
- a CDS encoding glycosyltransferase, translated as MPIPVDLVLPCYNPPAGWAANLIASVRKVNTYLPQVAFTVRVVNDGSSQPPTPADIDLLRSQLPDFHYDSYEQNQGKGYALRHGVQAAQHAICLFTDIDFPYEEQGVAAVLQTLLSQQCDVAVGSRNEAYYQHVPAARTAISRSLRFCTQHLLRLPVSDTQCGIKGFNQAGKALFLQTQVNRYLFDLEFLYWAARIPNLRVLPVQVQLKPGIIFSRMNFRLLLTEGYNLLRIIRRATPAA; from the coding sequence ATGCCTATTCCGGTTGATTTGGTGTTGCCCTGTTATAATCCGCCGGCCGGCTGGGCGGCCAACCTTATTGCCAGCGTCCGGAAGGTAAACACCTATCTGCCACAGGTAGCCTTTACGGTGCGGGTCGTAAACGACGGCTCGAGCCAGCCGCCTACGCCCGCCGATATTGACCTGTTGCGCAGTCAGCTCCCTGATTTCCATTACGACTCCTACGAGCAGAACCAAGGCAAGGGCTACGCGCTGCGCCACGGCGTGCAGGCAGCGCAGCACGCCATCTGCCTGTTCACGGATATCGACTTTCCGTACGAGGAGCAGGGCGTAGCGGCCGTACTGCAGACCCTGCTGAGCCAGCAGTGCGACGTGGCGGTGGGCTCCCGCAACGAGGCGTATTACCAGCATGTACCGGCTGCCCGCACCGCCATTTCCCGCTCCCTGCGCTTCTGCACCCAGCATTTGTTGCGGCTGCCCGTATCCGATACGCAGTGCGGCATCAAGGGCTTCAATCAGGCGGGCAAAGCCCTGTTTCTACAGACGCAGGTCAACCGCTACCTGTTTGACTTGGAGTTTCTGTACTGGGCGGCCCGCATCCCTAACCTGCGGGTGCTGCCAGTACAGGTGCAACTGAAGCCGGGCATCATTTTCAGCCGCATGAATTTCCGGCTGCTCCTCACCGAAGGCTATAACCTGCTGCGCATTATCCGCCGCGCTACGCCCGCCGCGTAA
- a CDS encoding aldehyde dehydrogenase: MMQLQNFIGGQLVAPAAGRYLPLVEPATGQVFAQVPDSDAADVDAAVQAAEVALPAWRALPAEERGRLLVRLAELIEQNLDRLARAESQDNGKPLSLARTLDIPRAASNFAFFGTAAQHFSSEAHVQEGVAVNYTVRHPLGVVACISPWNLPLYLFTWKIAPALAAGCCVVAKPSEVTPYTAFLLSGLAQEAGLPAGVLNIVHGTGPGAGQALIEHPGIRAISFTGGTRTGQHIARSAAPQFKKLSLELGGKNPNLVFADCDLTEAVRTSIRSSFANQGQICLCGSRIFVERPVYEQFKAEFLAQVQALTVGDPLLETTRQGALVSEAHLQKVLSYIDLAHQEGGRLLTGGHRVQVPGRCADGFFLEPTVFEGLAPDCRVNQEEIFGPVVTLTPFDTEEEALHWANGTDYGLSATIWTRDLTRAHRVAHQLHAGVVWVNTWLHRDLRTPFGGMKNSGVGREGGLEALRFFTEPQNVCVKL, encoded by the coding sequence ATGATGCAGCTCCAGAACTTCATCGGCGGGCAACTGGTAGCCCCGGCTGCCGGCCGGTATCTTCCGCTGGTTGAACCGGCTACCGGCCAGGTATTCGCGCAGGTTCCCGATTCCGATGCCGCCGACGTGGACGCGGCCGTGCAGGCCGCCGAGGTGGCGCTGCCCGCCTGGCGCGCCCTCCCAGCCGAAGAGCGGGGCCGCTTGCTGGTTCGCTTGGCGGAGCTGATTGAGCAGAACCTAGACCGCCTGGCCCGCGCCGAAAGCCAGGATAACGGCAAACCGCTGAGTCTGGCCCGCACGCTGGATATCCCGCGAGCCGCCAGCAACTTCGCGTTTTTCGGGACTGCGGCCCAGCATTTCTCCTCCGAAGCCCATGTGCAGGAAGGCGTGGCCGTAAACTACACCGTGCGGCACCCGCTGGGTGTGGTGGCCTGCATTTCGCCCTGGAACCTGCCGCTGTACCTGTTCACCTGGAAAATTGCGCCGGCTCTGGCTGCTGGCTGCTGCGTGGTGGCCAAGCCCTCGGAAGTCACGCCGTACACCGCTTTTCTGCTGAGCGGGCTGGCGCAGGAAGCGGGCCTGCCGGCGGGCGTGCTCAATATTGTGCACGGCACCGGGCCGGGCGCGGGTCAGGCCCTCATTGAACATCCGGGCATCCGGGCCATCAGCTTCACGGGCGGCACCAGAACCGGCCAGCATATTGCCCGCTCGGCCGCACCGCAGTTCAAGAAACTCTCCCTGGAGCTGGGCGGCAAGAATCCTAACCTCGTCTTTGCCGACTGCGACCTGACGGAAGCCGTACGCACCAGCATCCGGAGCAGCTTTGCCAACCAGGGCCAGATTTGCCTGTGCGGCTCCCGCATCTTCGTGGAGCGGCCGGTGTATGAGCAGTTCAAAGCGGAGTTTCTAGCCCAGGTGCAGGCGCTGACCGTCGGCGACCCGCTGCTGGAAACTACCCGGCAAGGTGCGCTGGTAAGCGAGGCTCACCTCCAGAAAGTTCTTTCTTACATCGACTTGGCCCACCAGGAAGGCGGCCGGCTCCTGACCGGGGGCCACCGGGTGCAGGTACCGGGCCGCTGCGCCGACGGGTTCTTTCTGGAGCCCACGGTTTTTGAGGGCCTTGCTCCCGACTGCCGGGTAAACCAGGAGGAAATCTTCGGGCCGGTTGTGACGCTCACTCCCTTTGATACCGAGGAGGAGGCGTTGCACTGGGCCAACGGCACCGACTACGGCCTGTCGGCCACCATCTGGACGCGCGACCTGACGCGGGCGCACCGCGTGGCCCACCAGCTGCATGCCGGCGTGGTGTGGGTGAACACCTGGCTGCACCGCGACCTGCGCACGCCCTTCGGCGGCATGAAAAACTCCGGCGTGGGGCGGGAAGGCGGCCTGGAAGCCCTGCGCTTTTTCACCGAGCCTCAGAACGTGTGCGTGAAGCTGTAA
- a CDS encoding alpha-ketoglutarate-dependent dioxygenase AlkB family protein — translation MALLPVHLPAAELLFDADFLSEPAAEALLTQLTATVPWRHEPIRLFGKEVLQPRLTGWYGDAGATYRYSGLTLEPLPWLPALHALRRQVEAATGSRFNSVLLNLYRTGQDSMGYHADDEPELGPEPVIASVTLGATRTFRLRPRPVLQPVPAAFSLALTTGSLLLMRGPTQRNWLHALPKTARPVGPRLNLTFRLVK, via the coding sequence ATGGCCTTGCTGCCTGTTCATCTGCCCGCCGCCGAGCTGCTGTTCGACGCTGATTTCCTCTCCGAACCAGCCGCCGAAGCCTTACTCACGCAACTAACCGCCACCGTGCCGTGGCGGCATGAGCCCATTCGTCTGTTCGGCAAAGAAGTGCTGCAGCCCCGCCTCACGGGCTGGTATGGCGACGCCGGAGCTACCTACCGCTACTCCGGCCTCACGCTGGAGCCGCTTCCCTGGCTGCCCGCACTGCATGCGTTGCGCCGACAGGTTGAAGCCGCCACCGGCAGTCGGTTCAACAGTGTACTCCTGAACCTCTACCGCACCGGCCAGGATAGCATGGGCTACCACGCCGACGACGAGCCGGAACTCGGTCCTGAGCCTGTTATTGCCTCCGTCACGCTGGGCGCCACGCGCACGTTCCGGCTGCGGCCCCGCCCGGTGCTGCAGCCCGTGCCGGCTGCCTTCAGCCTGGCCCTCACTACCGGCAGCCTGCTGCTGATGCGCGGCCCTACCCAACGAAACTGGCTGCACGCGCTGCCCAAAACCGCCCGTCCCGTCGGCCCCCGTCTCAACCTTACCTTCCGGCTGGTGAAGTGA
- a CDS encoding glycosyltransferase family 2 protein — MDLSIIIPIYNEETNLPALYARLAAMLDAQPWQAEVILVNDGSHDRSLTIMRELAARDSRLHYITFSRNFGHQIAITAGLDLSSGAAVVVMDGDLQDPPELLPELYAKLQEGYEVVYAKRRTRQGESMIKLFTAKMFYRILASITSVNIPLDTGDFRIVSRKVVNALKQMPEQNKFIRGQIAWIGYRQTFLEFDRSERAGGEPGYTYSKLIRLALDGITSFSDLPLRVATVGGFVVSGIAFLVMLYAMYARFFMNNYGTGWPSIMVSVLFLGGVQLMAVGIIGEYMARLGANARQRPLYIIEETDLRRE; from the coding sequence GTGGACCTCTCCATCATCATCCCCATCTACAACGAGGAAACTAACCTGCCGGCCCTCTACGCCCGCCTGGCCGCCATGCTGGACGCCCAACCGTGGCAGGCCGAAGTCATTCTGGTGAATGATGGCTCCCACGACCGGTCCCTGACCATTATGCGGGAGCTGGCCGCGCGAGACTCTCGCCTGCATTACATCACGTTCAGCCGCAACTTTGGCCACCAGATTGCCATTACGGCCGGGCTGGATTTATCGTCGGGGGCGGCGGTGGTGGTGATGGACGGGGATTTACAGGATCCGCCCGAGCTGTTGCCGGAGCTGTACGCCAAGCTGCAGGAGGGCTACGAGGTGGTGTACGCCAAGCGCCGGACCCGCCAGGGCGAAAGTATGATCAAGCTCTTCACAGCTAAGATGTTCTACCGGATTCTGGCCAGCATCACCTCCGTCAATATCCCGCTTGATACCGGTGACTTCCGCATTGTGTCGCGCAAGGTGGTGAATGCCCTCAAGCAGATGCCGGAGCAGAACAAGTTTATCCGGGGCCAGATTGCCTGGATTGGCTACCGCCAGACGTTCCTCGAGTTTGACCGCTCGGAGCGGGCCGGCGGGGAGCCGGGCTATACCTACAGCAAATTGATTCGGCTGGCTCTGGATGGCATTACGTCCTTCTCAGACCTGCCCTTGCGCGTAGCTACCGTGGGCGGCTTTGTGGTGTCGGGCATTGCCTTTCTGGTGATGCTGTACGCCATGTACGCCCGCTTCTTCATGAATAACTACGGCACCGGCTGGCCATCCATTATGGTGAGCGTGCTGTTTCTGGGCGGCGTCCAGCTGATGGCCGTGGGTATCATTGGGGAATATATGGCGCGGCTGGGAGCCAACGCCCGGCAGCGGCCACTCTATATTATTGAGGAAACCGACTTGCGCCGGGAGTAA